A DNA window from Hydrogenophaga taeniospiralis contains the following coding sequences:
- a CDS encoding YkgJ family cysteine cluster protein: MSACTACGACCASFRVDFSVHETQSEGGSVPDGLWVPVTDSIARLRGTDHGRPRCAALSGKVGERATCGIYEWRPNPCREFEEGSDACGQARRRHGLPPLPAR, translated from the coding sequence GTGAGCGCCTGCACCGCTTGCGGCGCCTGCTGCGCCAGCTTCCGCGTGGACTTCTCGGTGCATGAAACCCAGTCCGAAGGGGGCAGCGTGCCCGACGGGCTGTGGGTGCCGGTGACCGACAGCATCGCCCGCCTGCGCGGCACCGACCATGGCCGCCCGCGCTGTGCGGCGCTCTCCGGCAAGGTCGGCGAAAGAGCCACTTGCGGCATCTACGAGTGGCGGCCCAACCCCTGCCGCGAATTTGAAGAGGGCAGCGATGCCTGCGGCCAGGCGCGCCGCCGCCACGGCCTGCCCCCCTTGCCCGCGCGCTGA
- a CDS encoding Bug family tripartite tricarboxylate transporter substrate binding protein, giving the protein MRHAQRRHVIAAAIAMACGGSTVFAQTPWPSKPLKMLVGFPAGSSPDLMARLIAEPLSQALGQPVVVENKVGAGGNIAANQVARATDDHTIGLMINGNLTIAKILNPATLYDPLKDLAPVSLLAVAPLVLSVPGDTATSGADFFAAARASGDRWNYGTPGVGTVAHLGMELIKSRAGIAPVHVPYPGNPQVITALLGGQIQMSLLPPGLAMAQVRAGKLKAIGVTSSGRSSVVPEVPSLAAAGVKGLQLEIWNAVAAPNSLPKAHVNRLAVLLAEIVRRPEVRQKILAQGWQVAGTSPEGLARRIASDTAAMADVIQKNNIRP; this is encoded by the coding sequence ATGCGCCACGCCCAACGCCGTCATGTCATCGCTGCCGCCATCGCCATGGCCTGCGGTGGGTCCACCGTGTTCGCCCAGACCCCCTGGCCGAGCAAACCGTTGAAGATGCTGGTCGGGTTTCCCGCCGGCTCCTCGCCCGACCTGATGGCGCGCCTGATCGCCGAGCCGCTGTCGCAGGCGCTGGGCCAGCCGGTGGTGGTGGAAAACAAGGTCGGCGCCGGGGGCAACATCGCGGCCAACCAGGTGGCGCGCGCCACCGACGACCACACCATCGGTCTCATGATCAACGGCAATCTGACGATCGCCAAGATCCTCAACCCGGCCACCCTCTACGACCCACTGAAAGACCTGGCGCCGGTCTCGCTGCTCGCCGTGGCGCCCCTGGTGCTCAGCGTGCCGGGCGACACCGCCACCAGCGGCGCCGATTTTTTCGCTGCGGCGCGCGCGTCGGGCGACCGCTGGAACTACGGCACGCCGGGCGTGGGCACGGTGGCGCACCTGGGCATGGAGCTCATCAAATCGCGCGCGGGCATCGCGCCGGTGCACGTGCCTTACCCGGGCAACCCGCAGGTCATCACCGCGCTGCTGGGTGGGCAGATCCAGATGTCGCTGCTGCCGCCGGGCCTGGCCATGGCCCAGGTGCGCGCGGGCAAGCTCAAGGCCATCGGGGTCACGTCGAGCGGGCGCAGCAGCGTGGTGCCCGAGGTGCCGAGCCTGGCCGCGGCCGGTGTGAAGGGATTGCAGCTGGAAATCTGGAACGCCGTGGCCGCGCCCAACAGCCTGCCCAAGGCCCATGTGAACCGGCTGGCCGTGCTGCTGGCCGAGATCGTGCGCCGCCCCGAGGTACGGCAGAAGATCCTGGCCCAGGGCTGGCAGGTGGCGGGCACCTCGCCCGAGGGCCTGGCCCGGCGCATTGCTTCCGACACCGCCGCCATGGCGGACGTGATTCAGAAGAACAACATCAGGCCCTGA
- the argF gene encoding ornithine carbamoyltransferase → MNLRHYLQFKDLSADEYAYLLTRAAFIKAKFKAVEKHQPFADPDRTLAMIFEKASTRTRVSFEAGMYQLGGSVVHLTTGDSQLGRAEPIEDSAKVISRMVDLVMIRTFEQSKLERFAAHSRVPVINGLTNEFHPCQILADLFTMVEYRPAASGNPLDAIKGKVVAWVGDGNNMANTWLQAAELLGFTVHVSTPSGYEVDPKLAGVSNPACYKVFKDPKEACTGADLVTTDVWTSMGYEAENEVRRAAFAQWCVDEAMMAVAKPDALFMHCLPAHRGEEVSAEVIDGPQSVVWDEAENRMHVQKALMEYLLLGRLG, encoded by the coding sequence ATGAACCTCCGCCACTACCTCCAGTTCAAGGACCTGAGCGCCGACGAGTACGCCTACCTGCTCACGCGCGCCGCGTTCATCAAGGCCAAGTTCAAGGCCGTCGAAAAGCACCAGCCGTTCGCCGACCCGGACCGCACCCTGGCCATGATCTTCGAGAAGGCCAGCACCCGCACGCGTGTGAGCTTCGAGGCCGGCATGTACCAGCTCGGCGGCTCGGTGGTGCACCTGACCACGGGCGACAGCCAGCTCGGCCGCGCCGAGCCGATCGAGGACAGCGCCAAGGTGATCAGCCGCATGGTGGACCTGGTGATGATCCGCACCTTTGAGCAGAGCAAGCTGGAGCGCTTCGCGGCGCACTCGCGCGTGCCGGTCATCAACGGCCTGACCAACGAGTTCCACCCCTGCCAGATCCTGGCCGACCTGTTCACGATGGTCGAGTACCGCCCGGCCGCCAGCGGCAACCCGCTGGATGCCATCAAGGGCAAGGTCGTGGCCTGGGTGGGCGACGGCAACAACATGGCCAACACCTGGCTGCAGGCGGCCGAGCTGCTGGGCTTTACCGTGCACGTGAGCACACCCAGCGGCTACGAAGTCGACCCGAAGCTCGCCGGCGTCTCCAACCCCGCCTGCTACAAGGTGTTCAAGGACCCGAAGGAAGCCTGCACCGGCGCCGATCTGGTGACCACCGATGTCTGGACCAGCATGGGCTACGAGGCCGAAAACGAGGTGCGCCGCGCCGCGTTCGCGCAGTGGTGTGTGGACGAGGCCATGATGGCCGTGGCCAAACCCGACGCGCTCTTCATGCACTGCCTGCCGGCGCACCGCGGTGAAGAGGTGAGCGCCGAGGTGATCGACGGCCCGCAATCGGTGGTGTGGGACGAGGCCGAGAACCGCATGCATGTGCAGAAGGCGCTGATGGAGTACCTGCTGCTGGGCCGCCTGGGCTGA
- a CDS encoding DNA glycosylase AlkZ-like family protein — MATITLPDLRRYAIARSLFTPTTLPKAIERLGFVQADPIRSPARAQDLTLRQRVKGYRAGDLERRYPQLAVEEDFFVNYGFVTPELHARMHPRTARSEWPAERWAQAQAVWHYVQARGEAHPREVDAHFAHGHTTNGFGGRSKASTQLLDAMHYRGLLRVARRDNGIRLYAAHTPREAPESVTEVLDQLVDVLVNKYAPLPLPGLRQLVAMLKHAVPQWQDQLRAALQRAVQRLPHAEVDGVAWYWPQGEDPHSRRWRAPEGVRLLAPFDPVVWDRDRFERLWAWAYRFEAYTPPAKRVRGYYAMPLLWHDQVIGWGNLSVVGGQLQADIGYVGGQAPSDTSYRSALAAELADMAVCLNAERG; from the coding sequence ATGGCCACCATCACCCTGCCCGATCTGCGCCGCTACGCCATCGCCCGCAGCCTGTTCACGCCCACCACCCTGCCCAAGGCCATCGAACGGCTGGGCTTTGTGCAGGCCGACCCGATCCGTTCGCCCGCCCGCGCGCAGGACCTGACGCTGCGCCAGCGCGTGAAGGGTTACCGGGCCGGCGATCTGGAGCGGCGCTACCCGCAGCTGGCGGTGGAAGAGGACTTCTTCGTCAACTACGGTTTCGTCACGCCCGAGCTGCACGCGCGCATGCACCCGCGCACCGCGCGCAGCGAGTGGCCGGCCGAGCGCTGGGCGCAGGCCCAGGCGGTCTGGCACTACGTGCAGGCGCGGGGCGAAGCCCACCCGCGCGAGGTCGATGCGCACTTCGCCCACGGCCACACCACCAACGGCTTTGGCGGCCGGTCCAAGGCCAGCACCCAGCTGCTGGACGCCATGCACTACCGCGGACTGCTGCGCGTGGCGCGGCGGGACAACGGCATCCGCCTCTACGCGGCGCACACACCGCGGGAAGCGCCCGAGAGCGTGACGGAGGTGCTGGACCAGCTGGTGGATGTGCTGGTGAACAAATACGCGCCCTTGCCGCTACCCGGCCTGCGGCAGCTGGTGGCCATGCTCAAACACGCCGTGCCGCAGTGGCAGGACCAGTTACGCGCCGCGCTGCAGCGCGCCGTCCAGCGCCTGCCCCACGCCGAGGTGGACGGGGTCGCGTGGTACTGGCCGCAGGGCGAAGACCCCCACTCACGCCGCTGGAGGGCGCCCGAGGGTGTGCGCCTGCTCGCGCCGTTCGATCCGGTGGTCTGGGACCGCGACCGCTTCGAGCGCCTGTGGGCCTGGGCCTACCGCTTCGAGGCCTACACACCACCCGCGAAACGCGTGCGCGGCTACTACGCCATGCCGCTACTGTGGCACGACCAGGTCATCGGCTGGGGCAACCTGTCGGTGGTGGGCGGGCAGCTGCAGGCGGACATCGGCTACGTCGGTGGCCAAGCCCCGAGCGATACAAGCTATCGCTCAGCGCTGGCAGCAGAACTTGCGGATATGGCCGTTTGTTTGAACGCTGAGCGGGGGTGA
- a CDS encoding VWA domain-containing protein, whose protein sequence is MTHPPVTFLWPELLWLLLVLPLLVITYVWLLRRRKRAALRFASLSIVREAMDRGPGWRRHVPPLLLLLAFAAMLLASARPMAVVLLPSQQQTIILAMDVSGSMRATDVEPNRLVASQNAAKAFLAELPRHVRVGIVAFAGSAQVVQPITLSREDLVAAIDKFQLQRATAIGSAIVVALSELFPGQGIDLANMTYGRQSDPFAPQGRAIDQPQTEQKAFEPVAPGSYTSAAIILLTDGQRTTGVDTAEAAKLAADRGVRVYTVGVGTVDGEVIGFEGWSMRVRLDEDTLKDVARMTQAEYYYAGTADNLKKVYETLSTRLTVEKKETEISALLALAASLLVLLSAGLSLLWFQRVL, encoded by the coding sequence ATGACCCACCCACCCGTCACCTTCCTCTGGCCCGAACTGCTGTGGTTGTTGCTGGTGCTGCCGCTGCTGGTGATCACCTATGTGTGGCTGCTGCGCCGGCGCAAGCGCGCCGCCCTGCGGTTTGCCAGCCTGTCCATCGTGCGCGAGGCCATGGACCGGGGGCCGGGCTGGCGCCGCCACGTGCCGCCGCTGCTGCTGCTGCTGGCCTTCGCGGCCATGCTGCTGGCGTCCGCGCGTCCCATGGCCGTCGTGCTGCTGCCCTCGCAGCAGCAGACCATCATCCTGGCGATGGACGTCTCGGGCAGCATGCGCGCCACCGACGTGGAGCCCAACCGGCTGGTGGCCTCGCAGAACGCGGCCAAGGCCTTCCTGGCCGAGCTGCCGCGCCATGTGCGCGTGGGCATCGTGGCGTTCGCTGGCTCGGCCCAGGTGGTGCAGCCCATCACGCTCAGCCGTGAAGACCTGGTGGCCGCCATCGACAAGTTCCAGCTGCAACGGGCCACGGCCATCGGCAGCGCGATCGTGGTGGCGCTGTCCGAGCTGTTTCCGGGGCAGGGGATCGACCTGGCGAACATGACCTACGGGCGCCAGAGCGACCCGTTCGCCCCCCAGGGCCGGGCCATCGACCAGCCGCAGACGGAGCAGAAAGCTTTTGAACCGGTGGCGCCGGGCTCCTACACCTCGGCCGCCATCATCCTGCTCACCGATGGCCAGCGCACCACCGGCGTGGACACCGCCGAGGCCGCCAAGCTGGCCGCCGACCGCGGCGTGCGCGTCTACACCGTCGGCGTGGGCACGGTGGACGGCGAGGTGATCGGCTTCGAAGGCTGGTCGATGCGGGTGCGGCTGGACGAGGACACGCTCAAGGACGTGGCGCGCATGACCCAGGCCGAGTACTACTACGCCGGCACCGCGGACAACCTGAAGAAGGTGTACGAAACCCTCAGCACCCGCCTGACGGTGGAGAAGAAGGAAACCGAGATCTCCGCGTTGCTCGCGCTGGCGGCTTCGCTGCTGGTGCTGCTCTCGGCCGGGCTGTCCCTGCTCTGGTTCCAGCGCGTGCTCTGA
- a CDS encoding class I SAM-dependent methyltransferase, with amino-acid sequence MQALLDTIATMAMPTDAQRLFHGRGGLHPGCEAWTLDAYPPVWVLTRFGEASDDELATVSAALAARHEQLAPDQPLNWVFQSRHEGRSDTRLMTGSVPEPHVVTERGTRYLVHVLKGQNHGLFLDMADGRQWVREHAAGAKVLNLFAYTCAFSVAALQGGAKQVVNVDMSAGAIALGQQNHALNGLQAGASFLAHDIFKTWGKLTRSGPYHLVIVDPPSYQKGSFVATKDYLRLMRRLPDLLRPGGRVLLCLNAPELDTGFLQDQMREAAPELVFEQRLPNPTSFADASPERALKVLVYRAPDLP; translated from the coding sequence ATGCAAGCCCTGCTCGACACCATCGCCACGATGGCCATGCCCACCGATGCCCAACGCCTCTTCCACGGCCGGGGTGGTCTGCACCCGGGCTGTGAAGCCTGGACGCTGGACGCCTACCCGCCGGTGTGGGTGTTGACCCGATTTGGCGAAGCCAGCGACGACGAACTGGCCACGGTGTCGGCCGCACTCGCCGCGCGCCACGAGCAGCTCGCACCCGACCAGCCACTGAACTGGGTGTTCCAGAGCCGGCACGAGGGTCGCAGCGACACCCGGCTGATGACCGGCAGCGTGCCCGAGCCGCACGTGGTGACCGAGCGCGGTACGCGCTACCTGGTGCACGTGCTCAAAGGGCAGAACCACGGCCTGTTCCTCGACATGGCCGATGGCCGCCAGTGGGTGCGCGAACACGCGGCGGGCGCCAAGGTGCTCAACCTCTTTGCCTACACCTGCGCCTTCTCGGTGGCAGCGCTGCAGGGTGGCGCGAAGCAGGTGGTGAACGTGGACATGAGCGCGGGCGCCATCGCGCTCGGACAACAGAACCACGCGCTCAACGGGCTGCAGGCCGGTGCCAGCTTCCTGGCCCACGACATCTTCAAGACCTGGGGCAAGCTCACACGCTCAGGGCCCTACCACCTGGTCATCGTCGATCCGCCCAGCTATCAGAAAGGCAGCTTCGTCGCGACCAAAGACTACCTGCGCCTCATGCGCCGCCTGCCGGACCTGCTGCGCCCGGGCGGCCGGGTGTTGCTGTGCCTCAACGCGCCCGAGCTGGACACCGGTTTTTTGCAGGACCAGATGCGCGAGGCCGCACCCGAACTCGTGTTCGAGCAACGCCTGCCCAACCCGACGAGCTTCGCCGACGCGTCGCCCGAACGCGCGCTCAAGGTGCTGGTATACCGCGCGCCGGACCTCCCCTGA
- the kynA gene encoding tryptophan 2,3-dioxygenase, whose protein sequence is MTCPHHDSAPASATETIVAEEKAQLDFSNDMSYGDYLQLDAILGAQKPLSPAHDELLFIVQHQTSELWMKLMLHELNAAIRHIAADDLNPAFKQMARVSRIMEQLVHAWDVLATMTPPEYSAIRPYLGHSSGFQSFQYRCIEFAMGNKNAAMLKPHAHSPERLAMVQTAYEAPSLYDESLRLLARRGIAVPASRTERDWTKPYEASDAVEQAWLQVYRNPKEHWDLYQLGEELTDLEDAFRLWRFRHVTTVERVIGFKRGTGGTGGVSYLRKMLDVVLFPEIWRLRTDL, encoded by the coding sequence ATGACCTGCCCCCACCACGACAGCGCCCCCGCCTCGGCCACCGAAACCATCGTCGCCGAAGAAAAGGCCCAGCTCGATTTCAGCAACGACATGAGCTACGGGGACTACCTGCAGCTCGACGCCATCCTGGGCGCGCAGAAACCGCTCTCGCCCGCGCACGACGAGCTGCTGTTCATCGTGCAGCACCAGACCAGCGAACTCTGGATGAAGCTCATGCTGCACGAACTCAACGCCGCCATCCGCCACATCGCGGCCGACGACCTGAACCCTGCGTTCAAGCAGATGGCCCGTGTCTCCAGGATCATGGAACAGCTGGTGCACGCCTGGGATGTTCTGGCCACCATGACACCGCCCGAATACAGCGCGATCCGGCCCTACCTCGGCCATTCCAGCGGTTTCCAGAGCTTCCAGTACCGCTGCATCGAGTTCGCGATGGGCAACAAGAACGCCGCCATGCTCAAGCCCCATGCGCACAGCCCCGAGCGGCTGGCGATGGTGCAGACCGCGTACGAGGCCCCATCGCTCTACGACGAATCGCTGCGCCTGCTGGCGCGCCGCGGCATCGCCGTGCCGGCGAGCCGCACCGAGCGCGACTGGACCAAACCCTACGAAGCCAGCGACGCGGTGGAACAGGCCTGGCTGCAGGTCTACCGCAACCCCAAGGAACACTGGGACCTGTACCAGCTCGGCGAAGAACTCACCGACCTGGAAGACGCCTTCCGCCTCTGGCGCTTCCGCCACGTGACCACGGTGGAACGCGTGATCGGTTTCAAGCGCGGCACCGGCGGCACCGGCGGCGTGAGCTACCTGCGCAAGATGCTGGACGTGGTGCTGTTTCCCGAGATCTGGCGCTTGCGCACGGATCTTTGA
- a CDS encoding YkgJ family cysteine cluster protein — protein MSQCQTCGACCAAYRVQFSVYELDDMGGAVPVTLTETVNGSTCRMRGTGEVPIRCVALSGSVGTAVGCTIYALRPRPCTELQEGSYACNKARQRHGLPPLDERPEH, from the coding sequence ATGTCCCAGTGCCAGACCTGCGGCGCGTGTTGCGCCGCCTATCGCGTCCAGTTTTCGGTGTACGAGCTGGACGACATGGGCGGCGCGGTGCCTGTGACCCTGACCGAAACCGTCAACGGCAGCACCTGCCGCATGCGGGGTACCGGCGAGGTGCCGATCCGCTGCGTGGCGCTGTCGGGCAGCGTGGGCACCGCGGTGGGCTGCACCATCTACGCACTGCGCCCCCGACCCTGCACCGAACTGCAGGAAGGTTCCTACGCCTGCAACAAGGCACGCCAGCGCCATGGCCTGCCGCCGCTGGATGAACGGCCGGAACACTGA
- the kynU gene encoding kynureninase, which translates to MTIQQDCLALDVQDPLRQLHDLFNIPAGTIYLDGNSLGVMPAAAPARVADVVTREWGTDLIQSWNKNGWFAMPQKVGDKIARLIGAGPGEVVATDSTSVNLFKVLSAAMNIAAADAPQRKRIVSERSNFPTDLYIAEALCRQHGMELALVEPEEIAASLSAEVAILMLTHVNYRTGAMHDMAAVTAAAHAEGILAVWDLAHSAGAVPVDLKQARADFAVGCGYKYLNGGPGAPAFVWVNPLHANRFWQPLAGWWGHATPFEFTPDYKPALGITRYQCGTQPMISLAALECGVDTVLAAEALGGMAALRAKSLALTDLFIALVEERCAGHGLGLATPRGHSQRGSQVCLTRDEGAYAIVQALIARGVIGDYRAGDGGRHKDILRFGFTPLYIGFADVWNAVEQLKQVLETAEWKRPEFNRKHAVT; encoded by the coding sequence ATGACGATCCAACAAGACTGCCTCGCCCTCGACGTGCAAGACCCGCTGCGCCAGCTGCACGACCTCTTCAACATCCCCGCCGGCACCATCTACCTCGACGGCAATTCGCTCGGTGTGATGCCCGCCGCGGCCCCGGCCCGCGTGGCCGACGTCGTGACCCGTGAGTGGGGCACCGACCTGATCCAGAGCTGGAACAAGAACGGCTGGTTCGCCATGCCGCAGAAAGTGGGCGACAAGATCGCGCGCCTGATCGGCGCCGGCCCAGGCGAGGTGGTCGCCACCGACAGCACCTCGGTCAACCTGTTCAAGGTGCTGAGCGCGGCCATGAACATCGCCGCCGCCGACGCGCCGCAGCGCAAGCGCATCGTGAGCGAACGCAGCAACTTCCCGACCGACCTCTACATCGCCGAAGCGCTGTGCCGGCAGCACGGCATGGAGCTGGCGCTGGTCGAGCCCGAAGAGATCGCCGCGTCGCTCAGCGCCGAGGTCGCCATCCTCATGCTCACGCACGTGAACTACCGCACCGGCGCGATGCACGACATGGCGGCCGTGACCGCGGCGGCGCACGCCGAGGGCATCCTGGCCGTGTGGGACCTGGCGCACAGCGCAGGCGCGGTACCGGTGGACCTGAAACAGGCCCGGGCCGACTTCGCCGTGGGCTGCGGCTACAAGTACCTCAATGGCGGCCCGGGTGCGCCCGCCTTCGTCTGGGTCAACCCGCTGCACGCCAACCGTTTCTGGCAACCGCTGGCCGGCTGGTGGGGCCACGCCACGCCGTTCGAATTCACGCCGGACTACAAGCCCGCACTGGGCATCACGCGCTACCAGTGCGGCACCCAGCCCATGATCAGCCTGGCCGCGCTCGAATGCGGGGTGGACACCGTGCTGGCGGCCGAGGCGCTGGGCGGCATGGCGGCGCTGCGCGCCAAGTCGCTGGCGCTGACCGACCTGTTCATCGCACTGGTGGAAGAACGCTGCGCGGGCCACGGCCTTGGATTGGCCACTCCACGCGGCCACTCGCAGCGCGGTTCGCAAGTGTGTTTGACAAGAGACGAGGGTGCCTACGCCATCGTGCAGGCCCTGATCGCGCGCGGCGTGATCGGCGACTACCGCGCCGGCGACGGTGGACGGCACAAGGACATCTTGCGCTTCGGCTTCACCCCGCTCTACATCGGCTTCGCCGATGTGTGGAACGCCGTCGAACAATTGAAACAGGTGCTCGAAACGGCGGAATGGAAGCGCCCCGAGTTCAACCGCAAACACGCCGTGACCTGA
- the kynB gene encoding arylformamidase yields the protein MKKLWDISPPIHAGAPVFPGDTAYTQQWVASIEPGCPVNVSAITLSPHVGAHADAPLHYDAAGAAIGAVDLDAFLGPCRVVHAIGCGPLVRPEHIAHALGKPPSGGAWSLDALPPRVLVRVYQHQPQDRFDDALPAFAPDTVEQLADLGVKLIGIDSASIDPADSKTLDSHQVIRRRGLRVLENLLLDDVPEGDYELIALPLKLTTADASPVRAILRSLE from the coding sequence ATGAAAAAGCTCTGGGACATTTCCCCTCCGATCCATGCGGGTGCACCGGTTTTTCCGGGCGACACGGCCTACACGCAGCAGTGGGTGGCGAGCATCGAGCCGGGTTGCCCGGTCAACGTGAGCGCCATCACGCTCTCGCCCCACGTGGGCGCGCACGCCGACGCGCCGCTGCACTACGACGCAGCGGGCGCGGCCATTGGCGCGGTGGACCTCGACGCCTTTCTCGGCCCCTGCCGCGTGGTACACGCCATCGGCTGCGGCCCGCTGGTGCGGCCCGAACACATCGCGCATGCGCTGGGCAAGCCGCCCAGCGGCGGGGCATGGAGCCTGGACGCCCTGCCCCCTCGCGTGCTGGTGCGCGTCTACCAGCACCAGCCCCAGGACCGGTTTGACGACGCCCTGCCCGCCTTTGCGCCGGACACCGTGGAACAACTCGCCGACCTCGGCGTGAAGCTCATCGGCATCGACAGCGCCAGCATCGACCCCGCCGACAGCAAGACGCTCGACAGCCACCAGGTGATCCGCCGGCGCGGCCTGCGTGTGCTGGAAAACCTGCTGCTCGACGACGTGCCCGAGGGCGACTACGAGCTGATCGCCCTGCCCCTGAAGCTCACCACGGCCGACGCCAGCCCGGTGCGCGCCATCCTCCGAAGTCTCGAATAA
- a CDS encoding FAD-dependent monooxygenase, translating to MKQQVVIAGGGIGGLACALALSRAGVSVHLLEQAGAFSEVGAGLQLGPNAVRVLHEWDLLDELNACAAFPDALQVRDAHSARTLGRLRLGPLARARYGEPYATVHRADLHELLLRAARRESGVSLRLDTRLVAYEQAGERVRVTCEDDTVVEGDALIGCDGLWSRVRAQMLGAQPARVSGHLAYRGMVRATDLPERLRQNLVTAWLGPRLHVVHYPVRCGNWFNVVAVVEGMLGLGHGGPPGCDPQSWSHEAQTADLKWALGPACGELMRMIDAVSAWKLWALNDRAPMAGPNEHAQGRVALLGDAAHPLRPYLAQGAAMAIEDAWTLGRLLQSQPGGSTPDWPALLQRFAQTRWQRNARVQSRSQRNGTIFHADGLLRWGRNTAMGLLGENLLDNPWLYSGPPVPA from the coding sequence ATGAAACAACAAGTGGTGATAGCCGGTGGTGGCATCGGTGGGTTGGCCTGTGCGCTGGCCCTTTCGCGTGCCGGGGTTTCGGTGCATCTACTGGAGCAGGCCGGGGCGTTTTCCGAGGTGGGGGCCGGGCTGCAGCTGGGGCCCAACGCGGTGCGCGTGCTGCACGAGTGGGACTTGCTGGACGAGCTCAACGCCTGCGCGGCGTTTCCCGACGCGCTGCAGGTGCGCGACGCCCACAGCGCCCGCACGCTGGGGCGGTTGCGGCTCGGGCCACTGGCGCGCGCGCGCTACGGCGAGCCCTACGCCACGGTGCACCGAGCCGACCTGCACGAGCTGCTGCTGCGCGCCGCCCGGCGCGAGAGCGGTGTGAGTCTGCGGCTGGACACCCGCCTGGTGGCCTACGAGCAGGCGGGGGAGCGGGTGCGCGTGACCTGCGAAGACGACACCGTGGTCGAGGGCGACGCGCTCATCGGCTGCGACGGCCTGTGGAGCCGTGTGCGGGCGCAGATGCTGGGCGCGCAGCCGGCGCGGGTGAGCGGCCATCTGGCCTACCGCGGCATGGTGCGCGCCACCGATCTGCCCGAGCGCCTGCGCCAGAACCTGGTGACGGCCTGGCTCGGCCCGCGGCTGCACGTGGTGCACTACCCGGTGCGCTGCGGCAACTGGTTCAACGTGGTGGCGGTGGTGGAAGGCATGCTGGGGCTGGGGCATGGGGGGCCGCCCGGCTGCGACCCCCAGAGCTGGAGCCACGAGGCCCAGACCGCCGATCTCAAGTGGGCCCTGGGCCCGGCCTGCGGCGAGCTCATGCGCATGATCGACGCCGTGTCGGCCTGGAAACTCTGGGCCCTGAACGACCGCGCACCCATGGCCGGCCCGAACGAACACGCCCAGGGCCGGGTGGCCTTGCTGGGAGACGCGGCCCACCCCTTGCGCCCCTACCTCGCGCAAGGCGCCGCCATGGCGATCGAAGACGCCTGGACGCTGGGCCGGCTGCTGCAGTCCCAACCCGGCGGCTCCACACCCGACTGGCCCGCGCTGCTGCAGCGCTTTGCGCAGACCCGCTGGCAGCGCAACGCCCGCGTGCAGAGCCGCTCGCAGCGCAACGGCACCATCTTCCATGCCGACGGTCTGCTGCGCTGGGGGCGCAACACCGCCATGGGCCTGCTGGGTGAAAATCTGCTGGACAATCCCTGGCTCTACAGCGGGCCACCGGTGCCTGCATAG